Proteins encoded together in one Gemmatimonadota bacterium DH-78 window:
- a CDS encoding 4Fe-4S binding protein: MPRNLLAGLVFLLIFVLPGRAAAQDVEGTEVGEELLREVMPEAERFGPKEGRPPVITAFATDPATGAEQAIGYLFFTADVPPERKGYSGPVRALVGMDVAGVVTGVRVLSYYESYRSQMGDFLRRDGHQEQYAGKSIADKFLVRDDIDGISRATVSSRALAQGVRDATRRVARAYFERAPAPEGPIQPWTLSWLELMDREVARPVIVHEGEEVLAEIALMHIDSPETGAHLVGAPAWGMIERAIESRGREGYAMAYGVYGAQTGVFSRQGWSATQGGHSYPIPENNVFPFGLAGGGLLRDELTTIGAMLLPSELDLAQPFTVDLDLGGEREVTPVEYATLLARGGTIVMAEAGAPAAGGGEPGTSAATVAAGSGDPGSDDPGASARGSAAPGSAARGSAGPGTAAAGPDSAGATDRGAASDPAAPDAPTAGEPAAADPTSRDPTSGDPSPGGAEAGDPAASVSGTAAADPTVGPGPASASAPATQDFDFLDDEEEAESWSASMLAGLNGPRTVAMLGLLALTTIAFLKKRPALRWATLVITLGYLGFADGGFLSVSHITSAIWVGGSAFLNDVPLLLIAGFTLLATLLFGRVFCGFLCPFGALQDLLTRFVPRRFQRRVPERLHRAGLKVKYVVLAVILVPALLGSHASLYPYFEPFGTVFFRSPSVLLWAIALAFIAASAVVPRFYCRYACPLGAALAIGSLVSINRIRRVEHCTLCKVCENACPTGAIRGAEIDFKECVRCNACETLLIEKAGVCGHDLEAIRPRLVQIQRSGAST; encoded by the coding sequence ATGCCCCGGAACCTCCTCGCCGGCCTCGTCTTCCTGCTGATCTTCGTACTGCCGGGGCGCGCGGCGGCGCAGGACGTGGAGGGCACCGAGGTGGGCGAGGAGTTGCTGCGGGAGGTGATGCCCGAGGCGGAGCGGTTCGGGCCGAAAGAGGGCCGGCCGCCGGTGATCACGGCCTTCGCCACCGACCCGGCCACCGGAGCCGAGCAGGCGATCGGCTACCTCTTCTTCACCGCCGACGTGCCGCCGGAGCGGAAGGGGTACAGCGGGCCCGTGCGGGCGCTCGTCGGCATGGATGTGGCCGGGGTGGTGACGGGGGTCCGGGTGCTCTCGTACTACGAGTCGTACCGCAGCCAGATGGGCGACTTTCTGCGGCGCGACGGCCACCAGGAGCAGTACGCGGGCAAGTCGATCGCCGACAAGTTTCTGGTGCGCGACGACATCGACGGCATCTCGCGCGCCACCGTGAGCTCGCGCGCCCTCGCCCAGGGCGTGCGCGACGCCACCCGCCGCGTGGCCCGCGCCTATTTCGAGCGCGCCCCCGCCCCCGAGGGGCCGATTCAGCCATGGACGCTGTCGTGGCTCGAGCTCATGGACCGCGAAGTGGCACGGCCCGTCATCGTGCATGAAGGCGAGGAAGTGCTCGCCGAGATCGCACTCATGCACATCGACAGTCCGGAGACGGGCGCACATCTCGTGGGCGCGCCGGCCTGGGGCATGATCGAACGGGCCATCGAATCGCGGGGGCGCGAGGGCTACGCCATGGCCTACGGGGTCTACGGCGCACAGACGGGGGTGTTCTCTCGGCAGGGCTGGTCGGCCACCCAGGGTGGGCACAGCTACCCGATTCCGGAGAACAACGTCTTTCCCTTCGGACTCGCCGGAGGGGGACTCCTCCGTGACGAGCTCACCACGATCGGAGCGATGCTGCTGCCCTCGGAGCTCGATCTCGCACAGCCGTTCACGGTCGATCTCGATCTCGGCGGCGAGCGGGAGGTGACGCCGGTGGAGTACGCCACGCTGCTGGCGCGCGGGGGCACGATCGTGATGGCGGAGGCGGGGGCGCCGGCGGCCGGGGGCGGCGAGCCCGGGACGTCGGCGGCGACGGTTGCCGCGGGCTCCGGCGATCCGGGTTCGGATGATCCCGGCGCCTCCGCGCGGGGGTCTGCCGCGCCGGGGTCTGCCGCCCGGGGATCCGCCGGGCCGGGCACCGCCGCGGCAGGGCCCGATTCCGCGGGCGCGACCGACCGGGGGGCCGCCTCGGATCCCGCCGCCCCGGACGCCCCGACCGCCGGCGAGCCGGCTGCGGCCGATCCCACCTCGCGCGATCCGACCTCGGGCGATCCGAGCCCCGGCGGCGCGGAAGCCGGCGACCCCGCCGCGTCCGTCTCGGGAACCGCCGCCGCCGACCCGACGGTGGGCCCCGGCCCGGCCTCCGCCTCCGCCCCGGCCACCCAGGACTTCGACTTCCTCGACGACGAAGAGGAGGCGGAGAGCTGGAGCGCCTCCATGCTCGCGGGCCTCAACGGACCGCGCACCGTCGCGATGCTCGGGCTGCTCGCCCTCACCACGATCGCCTTCCTGAAGAAGCGCCCGGCGCTGCGCTGGGCCACCCTGGTGATCACGCTCGGCTACCTCGGGTTCGCCGACGGGGGCTTCCTCTCGGTGTCGCACATCACCAGCGCGATCTGGGTGGGCGGGTCGGCCTTTCTCAACGACGTGCCGCTGCTGCTGATCGCCGGCTTCACCCTGCTGGCCACCCTCCTGTTCGGCCGGGTGTTCTGCGGATTTCTCTGCCCGTTCGGTGCCCTGCAGGACCTGCTCACCCGGTTCGTGCCCCGCCGTTTTCAACGGCGCGTGCCGGAGCGGCTCCACCGGGCGGGGCTGAAGGTGAAGTACGTGGTGCTCGCCGTGATCCTGGTGCCGGCGCTGCTCGGCAGCCACGCGAGCCTCTATCCGTACTTCGAGCCCTTCGGCACGGTGTTCTTCCGGAGTCCGTCGGTGCTGCTCTGGGCGATCGCGCTGGCCTTCATCGCCGCATCGGCGGTGGTGCCGCGCTTCTACTGCCGGTACGCCTGCCCGCTCGGCGCGGCCTTGGCGATCGGATCGCTGGTGTCGATCAACCGGATCCGCCGGGTGGAGCACTGCACCCTGTGCAAGGTGTGCGAGAACGCCTGCCCGACCGGCGCCATCCGCGGGGCGGAGATCGACTTCAAGGAGTGCGTGCGCTGCAACGCCTGCGAGACGCTGCTGATCGAGAAGGCCGGGGTGTGCGGCCACGACCTCGAGGCGATCCGGCCGCGCCTGGTGCAGATCCAGCGCTCGGGCGCGTCGACCTGA
- a CDS encoding DinB family protein translates to MLNLPDAVAVLERTPTVLRTLLDGLSPEWLHANEGPDTWSPHEVVGHLIDGEELDWMVRVHTILDHGESQPFHPFDRTRHLGRDTEASVGALIDRFAALRRANLDDLAALELTADDLARTGTHPAFGRVTLSQLLSTWVTHDLSHLGQIARTMAKRHSTEVGPWQEYLSILRR, encoded by the coding sequence ATGCTGAATCTTCCCGACGCCGTCGCCGTGCTCGAGCGCACGCCCACCGTGCTGCGCACCCTCCTCGACGGACTCTCCCCCGAGTGGCTCCATGCGAACGAGGGGCCCGACACCTGGTCGCCCCACGAGGTGGTCGGTCACCTGATCGACGGTGAGGAGTTGGATTGGATGGTGCGGGTGCACACGATTCTCGACCACGGGGAGTCGCAGCCCTTTCATCCCTTCGACCGCACGCGACATCTCGGCCGCGACACCGAGGCCTCGGTCGGGGCGCTCATCGATCGCTTCGCCGCCCTCCGTCGCGCGAACCTCGACGATCTGGCAGCCCTCGAGCTCACCGCCGACGACCTGGCGCGCACCGGCACGCACCCCGCGTTCGGGCGGGTGACGCTGTCGCAGCTGCTGTCCACCTGGGTCACCCACGACCTGTCGCACCTGGGGCAGATCGCGCGGACCATGGCCAAACGTCACTCCACCGAGGTAGGCCCGTGGCAGGAGTATCTGTCGATTCTGAGGCGGTAG
- a CDS encoding nuclear transport factor 2 family protein: MSRLLLPSATLVALTALAVAAPAHAQHDDLLRINRELFHSQMVEGDSLFLLDHSVPEYLVVGPGGVVEDRRRVIDGLGAFEGIDSLTISRERVHASDTHVVVTNRLEIHGSVALPIGPIGPLTVATTFVRRDGRWLALSRTSTPCLPAAAARELC; encoded by the coding sequence ATGAGTCGCCTCCTTCTCCCTTCTGCCACCCTGGTCGCTCTCACGGCACTCGCGGTCGCCGCGCCCGCCCACGCCCAGCACGACGACCTGCTGCGCATCAACCGCGAACTCTTCCACTCCCAGATGGTCGAGGGCGATTCCCTCTTCCTGCTCGACCACTCGGTGCCCGAGTACCTGGTCGTGGGACCCGGCGGTGTGGTGGAGGACCGCCGCCGCGTGATCGATGGCCTCGGCGCGTTCGAGGGCATCGACTCCCTCACGATCAGCCGTGAGCGGGTGCACGCCTCCGACACCCATGTCGTGGTCACGAACCGCCTGGAGATTCACGGCTCGGTGGCACTGCCGATCGGCCCGATCGGCCCTCTGACGGTGGCGACCACCTTCGTACGGCGCGACGGCCGCTGGCTCGCCCTGTCGCGTACCTCCACCCCCTGTCTTCCGGCCGCGGCGGCTCGAGAGCTATGCTGA
- a CDS encoding HlyD family efflux transporter periplasmic adaptor subunit has protein sequence MKTRTRWVLGAGAALVAVVALATLFGGGGLEVQVTEVRRDSLSVTVSDEGRTRVRDRFVVATPIAGRLSRLEVREGARVEAGDPLATIHPVPEGVRATAALRGQVEAAEARVSQARAGLAEASMAREQARREYDRRVPLLEMGAIAREALERAEQAAEAAAARERVAQATLATAEAELRSARAGLIGTDPSGSGAAPVAMRAPVSGVVLRIHEESERVVQAGTPLLDIADPGGLEVVADVLTSEAVSIVPGAEVVVSGWGGEGVLRGAVRHVEPEAFTEVSVLGIEEQRVNVVLDLVDPPARLGAGYRVEVAITVRHEADALIVPASALFQRSSSWMVFAVENGRARARAVEVGARARDRVQIISGLEAGDEVVVFPSDEVEEGVRLAARGASGAEP, from the coding sequence ATGAAGACGCGGACCCGCTGGGTACTGGGAGCAGGGGCGGCGCTGGTGGCGGTGGTGGCCCTGGCGACCCTCTTCGGGGGTGGTGGGCTGGAGGTGCAGGTGACCGAGGTGCGGCGCGACAGCCTCTCCGTCACCGTTTCCGACGAGGGGCGGACCCGCGTGCGTGACCGCTTCGTCGTCGCCACCCCGATCGCCGGTCGCCTGTCGAGGCTGGAGGTGCGCGAAGGAGCCCGAGTGGAGGCCGGCGATCCGCTCGCCACGATTCACCCCGTGCCGGAGGGCGTGCGGGCGACCGCGGCGCTGCGCGGCCAGGTGGAGGCCGCCGAGGCGCGGGTGAGCCAGGCGCGGGCGGGCCTTGCCGAGGCGTCGATGGCCCGGGAGCAGGCGCGGCGGGAGTACGACCGCCGAGTGCCGCTTCTGGAGATGGGGGCGATCGCGCGGGAGGCGCTCGAACGGGCCGAGCAGGCGGCCGAGGCCGCCGCGGCGCGGGAGCGGGTGGCGCAGGCGACCCTCGCGACCGCCGAGGCCGAGCTGCGATCGGCGCGCGCCGGGCTGATCGGCACCGATCCGTCGGGCAGCGGGGCCGCCCCGGTGGCGATGCGGGCCCCCGTCTCGGGGGTGGTGCTGCGGATCCACGAGGAGAGTGAGCGGGTGGTGCAGGCGGGCACCCCGCTGCTCGACATCGCAGACCCGGGGGGGCTCGAGGTGGTGGCCGACGTGCTCACCTCCGAGGCGGTGTCGATCGTGCCCGGGGCCGAGGTGGTCGTCTCGGGGTGGGGCGGGGAGGGGGTGCTGCGCGGCGCAGTGCGCCATGTGGAGCCCGAGGCCTTCACCGAGGTGTCGGTGCTCGGCATCGAGGAGCAGCGGGTGAATGTAGTGCTCGACCTCGTGGACCCGCCGGCGCGTCTGGGCGCCGGCTATCGGGTGGAGGTGGCGATCACGGTGCGCCACGAGGCCGACGCCCTGATCGTGCCCGCGAGCGCGCTTTTTCAGCGCTCCTCGTCGTGGATGGTGTTCGCGGTCGAGAACGGCCGCGCTCGGGCGCGTGCCGTGGAGGTGGGTGCCCGCGCCCGCGACCGGGTGCAGATCATTTCCGGGCTCGAAGCGGGCGATGAGGTCGTCGTCTTTCCCTCCGACGAAGTGGAGGAGGGCGTCAGACTTGCCGCGCGAGGAGCGTCGGGTGCCGAGCCATGA
- a CDS encoding FtsX-like permease family protein — translation MRLRVAPLDRKLLRELWRLRGQMLSIATVVAAAVLMLVTMRGGYEALVRAQADYYALTRFPDLWATVDRAPDALLRRLETIDGVAAVESRVSAGARLDLPDLDEPGSGLFVSLPDEGRPLLSDVVIRAGRLPAPGARDEVLAGENFAAARGMVPGDTLRAILNGRRRSLVVVGTAISPEHTYAVPAGSLFPDDERYGVFWMRRSVLGSIFDMEGGFNEAVFRLSPGADPAAATVRIDRALEAYGGRGAFPRADQFSHQTIEGELQQNRVMGTAFPVVFLSVAAFLLHLVMSRLIATQRTEIAVLKAFGYRDREVGWHFLRFALASIVIGAGAGGLAGSRLGGAYVELYATYFDFPTLEYRLSLPLVLLGGGVSAVAAVVGALGAVRRAAGLPPAEAMRAEPPPRFEPGPLERLGVGAALPPAGRMILRNLERRPLQAALSALGVAFSVAILVLGLFTFDGVDRMIAIQFDGIQREDVAVTFREPLSANVRFALERLEGVDRVELQRTVAARLRAGHRKREVGLQGLPFDGRLRRIVDADGSVRPVPADGVVLSAILAERLRVGVGDTLDVEALEGRRARGRVAVAGVVDDFLGVSAIMSLDALEAFTGEGPLVSGAWLSVSGDRLPEVHRSLEGLPSVAGVASPSQVLDLLEEQLSESLLVGIAFIVGFAGVISVAVIYNGARIALSERGRELASLRVMGFRRSEVSVLLLGEQAIVTLLAIPVGWAIGYAMSFGIAEGFRTESYRIPLVISFRTYAFAAVVTVIAAAASGWIVRRRVDRLDLVEVLKTRE, via the coding sequence GTGAGACTCCGCGTCGCCCCCCTCGATCGCAAGCTGCTGAGAGAACTGTGGCGGCTCCGGGGGCAGATGCTGTCGATCGCCACCGTGGTGGCGGCGGCCGTGCTGATGCTCGTGACGATGCGCGGCGGCTACGAGGCGCTCGTGCGGGCGCAGGCCGACTACTACGCCCTGACCCGCTTCCCCGATCTGTGGGCGACGGTCGACCGGGCCCCGGACGCGCTGCTGCGCCGACTGGAGACGATCGACGGGGTCGCCGCGGTGGAGTCGCGAGTGTCGGCGGGGGCCCGACTCGATCTGCCCGACCTCGACGAGCCGGGCTCGGGGCTGTTCGTGTCGCTGCCCGACGAGGGCCGCCCGCTGTTGAGCGATGTGGTGATCAGAGCCGGCCGGCTCCCCGCCCCGGGTGCGCGCGACGAGGTGCTCGCGGGGGAGAACTTCGCGGCGGCGCGCGGAATGGTGCCCGGCGATACCCTGCGCGCGATCCTGAATGGCCGCCGCCGGTCGCTGGTGGTCGTGGGCACCGCGATCTCGCCCGAACACACCTACGCGGTGCCTGCGGGCTCGCTCTTCCCCGACGACGAGCGGTACGGGGTGTTCTGGATGCGGCGCAGCGTGCTCGGGTCGATCTTCGACATGGAGGGCGGCTTCAACGAGGCCGTCTTCCGCCTCTCTCCCGGCGCGGACCCGGCGGCGGCGACGGTCCGGATCGACCGCGCGCTCGAGGCCTATGGCGGCCGCGGCGCCTTCCCGCGTGCGGACCAGTTCTCTCACCAGACGATCGAGGGCGAACTCCAGCAGAACCGTGTGATGGGCACGGCTTTCCCCGTCGTGTTCCTCTCGGTCGCGGCCTTTCTGCTGCACCTGGTCATGAGCCGCCTGATCGCCACGCAGCGTACGGAGATCGCGGTTCTCAAGGCCTTCGGCTATCGCGACCGGGAGGTGGGGTGGCACTTCCTGCGGTTCGCACTGGCCTCGATCGTGATCGGGGCGGGTGCCGGTGGGTTGGCCGGGAGCCGGCTCGGCGGGGCCTACGTCGAGCTCTACGCCACGTATTTCGACTTTCCCACCCTCGAGTACCGTCTGAGTCTGCCCCTCGTGCTGCTCGGCGGCGGGGTGAGTGCGGTGGCTGCGGTGGTCGGGGCCCTGGGGGCGGTGCGCCGCGCCGCCGGACTCCCCCCGGCCGAGGCCATGCGGGCCGAACCTCCGCCCCGCTTCGAGCCCGGCCCGCTCGAACGGCTCGGGGTGGGCGCGGCGCTCCCCCCCGCGGGCCGGATGATTCTTCGCAACCTCGAGCGGCGCCCTCTGCAGGCGGCGCTCTCGGCGCTGGGGGTGGCCTTCTCGGTGGCCATTCTGGTGCTCGGGCTGTTCACCTTCGACGGCGTCGACCGCATGATCGCCATCCAGTTCGACGGGATTCAGCGCGAAGACGTGGCGGTCACTTTCCGCGAGCCTCTCTCGGCGAACGTGCGCTTCGCACTCGAGAGGCTCGAGGGGGTGGACCGTGTGGAGCTCCAGCGCACCGTGGCCGCCCGACTCCGCGCCGGCCATCGCAAGCGGGAGGTGGGACTTCAGGGGCTCCCGTTCGACGGCCGACTGCGGCGCATCGTCGACGCCGACGGGTCGGTGCGACCGGTGCCGGCCGACGGGGTGGTGCTGAGCGCGATCCTGGCGGAGCGACTCCGCGTGGGCGTCGGCGACACCCTCGACGTGGAGGCGCTCGAGGGGCGGCGGGCCCGCGGCCGCGTGGCCGTGGCCGGGGTGGTCGACGACTTCCTCGGCGTGTCGGCGATCATGAGCCTCGATGCGCTGGAGGCGTTCACGGGCGAAGGACCCCTGGTGTCGGGCGCCTGGCTGTCGGTGTCCGGCGATCGGCTGCCCGAGGTGCACCGGAGCCTCGAGGGTCTGCCGTCGGTGGCGGGAGTGGCGTCGCCCTCGCAGGTGCTCGACCTTCTGGAGGAGCAGCTGAGCGAGAGCCTGCTCGTGGGCATCGCCTTCATCGTCGGGTTCGCGGGTGTGATCTCGGTGGCGGTGATCTACAACGGGGCGCGCATCGCACTGTCGGAGCGCGGCAGGGAACTCGCGAGCCTGCGGGTGATGGGCTTTCGACGGAGCGAGGTGTCGGTGCTGCTCCTGGGCGAGCAGGCGATCGTGACCCTGCTCGCCATTCCCGTCGGGTGGGCGATCGGCTATGCCATGTCGTTCGGCATCGCCGAAGGATTCCGAACGGAGAGCTACCGGATCCCCCTGGTGATCTCGTTCCGCACCTATGCCTTCGCTGCCGTCGTCACCGTGATCGCGGCCGCGGCGAGCGGCTGGATCGTGCGGCGGCGGGTGGATCGTCTGGATCTGGTGGAAGTGCTCAAGACTCGCGAGTGA
- a CDS encoding ABC transporter ATP-binding protein yields the protein MDPHPGAPDVVLEARDLGRVYRNGDLEVHALRGVDLRLHQGELVVLLGASGSGKSTLLNIVGGLDRATSGSLRFRDADLTSLDDDALTEYRRNHVGFVFQFYNLIPSLTARENVALVTEIATDPMDPTEALEMVDLGPRVDHFPAQLSGGEQQRVAIARAVAKRPEILLCDEPTGALDVETGKLVLRVLDRVNRETGAVTALITHNAAIAGLGDRVIRMSSGEIASRTENPERASIESIHW from the coding sequence ATGGATCCACACCCCGGTGCCCCCGACGTCGTTCTCGAAGCGCGCGATCTGGGTCGCGTCTATCGCAACGGCGATCTCGAGGTTCACGCCCTGCGCGGAGTCGATCTTCGACTCCACCAGGGTGAGCTCGTGGTGCTGCTCGGGGCCTCGGGAAGCGGCAAGTCGACCCTGCTCAACATCGTGGGAGGGCTCGACCGAGCCACTTCGGGCTCGCTGCGCTTCCGCGACGCCGATCTGACGTCGCTCGACGACGACGCCCTCACGGAGTACCGCCGCAACCACGTGGGCTTCGTCTTCCAGTTCTACAACCTGATCCCGAGCCTCACCGCCCGGGAGAACGTGGCGCTGGTGACCGAGATCGCCACCGATCCCATGGACCCGACCGAGGCGCTGGAGATGGTCGATCTCGGGCCGCGGGTGGACCATTTTCCGGCCCAGCTCTCGGGAGGGGAGCAGCAGCGGGTGGCGATCGCCCGGGCGGTGGCCAAGCGTCCCGAGATCCTGCTGTGCGACGAACCGACCGGCGCGCTCGACGTGGAGACCGGCAAGCTCGTGCTGCGGGTGCTGGATCGCGTGAACCGCGAGACGGGGGCCGTGACCGCCCTCATCACGCACAACGCCGCGATCGCAGGGCTGGGAGATCGGGTGATCCGCATGAGCAGCGGCGAGATCGCGTCGCGTACGGAGAACCCCGAGCGCGCCTCCATCGAGAGCATTCACTGGTGA
- a CDS encoding 6-bladed beta-propeller, producing MRSRAATVAALTLAACQASENRADFVEADSAGVRIVESRAPLWVEGEGWSLAEAPTLEIGAVEGAANEVLYRVTDVDRRSDGGWLVTSAATSQLLLFSDEGVFEGAIGRAGEGPGEFNGLSRAWITAEGGIAAYSFRQLTFFDAQGTFVEQFALSGGAPTDFFDDGTFLSVSQSMFREEGGAFRPPASLLRRGRDGAVLDTLVRVPGASVFVLVSDNSSSTFGTPFGANRLVAALGNSVVTMGGDSFEARVFDETGALVRVMRRSWEPVRVTDAQIAALQSRMMEGLPDRLRPSRERLFREWSYPEFVAAVDRLMVDADHNVWARAYQTDLPGRVLWSVFDPTGRWLGEVEVPAGLVVHEIGSDYLAGVWTNELDVQFVRVYELQKE from the coding sequence ATGCGATCACGTGCAGCGACCGTAGCCGCGTTGACCCTCGCGGCCTGTCAGGCCAGCGAGAACCGTGCCGATTTCGTCGAGGCCGACAGTGCCGGAGTGCGCATCGTGGAGTCGCGCGCTCCCCTCTGGGTCGAGGGCGAGGGGTGGTCACTGGCGGAGGCGCCCACACTCGAGATCGGTGCCGTCGAGGGCGCGGCGAACGAGGTGCTCTACCGCGTCACCGACGTCGACCGGCGATCCGACGGAGGCTGGCTGGTCACCTCGGCGGCGACGAGTCAGCTGCTCCTCTTTTCCGACGAAGGGGTGTTCGAGGGAGCGATCGGGCGCGCGGGGGAGGGCCCCGGCGAGTTCAACGGCCTCTCCCGGGCCTGGATCACCGCGGAGGGCGGGATCGCGGCGTACTCGTTTCGCCAACTCACGTTCTTCGACGCCCAGGGCACCTTCGTCGAACAGTTCGCGCTCTCGGGCGGGGCGCCGACCGATTTCTTCGACGACGGAACGTTCCTTTCGGTCAGTCAGTCGATGTTCAGAGAAGAGGGAGGGGCCTTTCGTCCCCCGGCTTCGCTGCTTCGGCGCGGGCGCGACGGTGCGGTGCTCGATACGCTCGTGCGGGTGCCCGGCGCCTCGGTGTTCGTGCTCGTGTCGGACAACTCTTCCTCGACCTTCGGCACACCCTTCGGTGCGAACCGTTTGGTCGCCGCGCTCGGCAACTCCGTGGTGACGATGGGAGGGGACTCCTTCGAGGCCCGCGTCTTCGACGAGACCGGGGCGTTGGTTCGGGTGATGCGCCGTAGTTGGGAGCCTGTGCGGGTGACCGATGCGCAGATCGCGGCGCTCCAGTCGCGCATGATGGAGGGGCTTCCCGATCGCCTGCGCCCGTCGCGCGAGCGGCTGTTCCGTGAATGGAGCTACCCGGAGTTCGTCGCCGCCGTCGATCGCCTGATGGTCGATGCCGATCACAACGTCTGGGCGCGCGCCTATCAGACCGACCTCCCCGGTCGGGTGCTCTGGAGCGTGTTCGATCCGACCGGTCGCTGGCTCGGCGAGGTGGAGGTTCCGGCCGGGCTGGTCGTGCACGAGATCGGGAGCGACTACCTCGCCGGCGTGTGGACGAACGAGCTCGACGTGCAGTTCGTGCGGGTGTACGAATTGCAGAAAGAGTGA
- a CDS encoding (4Fe-4S)-binding protein gives MAKRRQTYEADGITVTFDPDVCTHSGRCVRGLPSVFDVRRKRWVQPEHATVTEVADQVRRCPSGALQFTLEDSAAGSEG, from the coding sequence ATGGCCAAGCGACGACAGACCTACGAGGCCGACGGCATCACCGTCACTTTCGACCCCGATGTGTGCACGCACTCCGGACGATGCGTGCGGGGGCTGCCCTCCGTGTTCGACGTGCGGCGCAAACGCTGGGTACAGCCCGAACATGCGACGGTGACGGAAGTGGCCGATCAGGTGCGCCGCTGCCCGTCGGGCGCACTGCAGTTCACTCTCGAGGACTCCGCGGCGGGCTCCGAAGGCTGA
- a CDS encoding PQQ-dependent sugar dehydrogenase, with amino-acid sequence MSTPRWTPVLLLLALLACGDDPTTPADPDPDPDPDPQPRADLAVEVVVPYLDAAIFLTSPPGDDRSFIVDQGGQLRIVEGGELQPTPWLDISGGIASGGERGLLGLAFDPAFASNGRFFLNFTNPEGDTRVVRYTAADPAASTAAIVAADTILRVPQYDSNHNGGMLAIGPDGYLYVAVGDGGGGGDPLQAGQDPNNLLGSLLRIDFDGNAAPGNPFSAGAGDARIWATGLRNPWRFSFDAPSGMLWVADVGQSEREEVNAVQANRAGVNYGWNVMEGSLCYDASQCNQTGLELPVYEYDHGTGCSVTGGYVYRGSALTGHTGRYFFSDFCSGFVRSFTLDGGEVTDLVEHDVGSLGSISSFGVDAQGELYLLEWGGRVLRLVESDAT; translated from the coding sequence ATGTCTACTCCGCGCTGGACCCCGGTGCTGCTGCTCCTCGCCCTGCTCGCCTGTGGCGACGACCCGACCACGCCCGCCGATCCCGACCCCGATCCGGATCCCGACCCACAGCCGCGCGCCGATCTCGCGGTCGAGGTCGTCGTACCCTACCTCGACGCGGCGATTTTCCTCACCTCGCCCCCGGGCGATGATCGATCGTTCATCGTCGACCAGGGCGGGCAGCTGCGCATCGTGGAGGGCGGAGAGCTCCAGCCCACGCCCTGGCTCGACATCTCCGGTGGCATCGCGAGCGGGGGAGAGCGTGGACTGCTGGGCCTGGCCTTCGACCCCGCCTTCGCCTCCAACGGGCGCTTCTTCCTGAACTTCACCAACCCGGAGGGCGACACGCGGGTGGTGCGGTACACGGCGGCGGATCCCGCGGCCTCCACGGCCGCGATCGTGGCGGCCGACACGATTCTTCGGGTGCCCCAGTACGACTCCAACCACAACGGCGGCATGCTGGCCATCGGGCCCGACGGGTACCTCTACGTGGCGGTGGGCGACGGCGGCGGGGGAGGGGATCCCCTGCAGGCGGGGCAGGACCCGAACAACCTGCTCGGCTCGCTGCTCCGGATCGACTTCGACGGCAATGCCGCACCGGGCAATCCATTCTCGGCGGGCGCGGGCGATGCCCGCATCTGGGCCACCGGTCTCCGCAACCCGTGGCGCTTCAGCTTCGACGCGCCGTCGGGCATGCTGTGGGTGGCCGACGTGGGCCAGAGCGAGCGCGAGGAGGTGAACGCCGTGCAGGCGAACCGGGCCGGCGTGAATTACGGCTGGAACGTGATGGAGGGTTCGCTCTGCTACGACGCGTCGCAGTGCAACCAGACCGGGCTGGAGCTGCCCGTCTACGAGTACGACCACGGCACCGGGTGTTCGGTCACCGGAGGCTACGTCTATCGCGGCTCGGCCCTGACCGGACACACCGGTCGCTACTTCTTCAGCGACTTCTGCTCCGGATTCGTGCGCAGCTTCACGCTCGACGGGGGTGAGGTGACCGACCTGGTCGAGCACGATGTCGGGTCGCTGGGCTCGATCTCGTCGTTCGGCGTCGATGCCCAGGGTGAGCTCTACCTGCTCGAGTGGGGCGGCCGCGTACTGCGGCTGGTGGAGAGCGACGCCACCTGA